The window CAGCGCGCTGGTGAAATACTACATCCGAGAGCCCGGCAGCGCCTGGGTGAGGGGCCTGATAAACGCCCGGTTGCCTGACAGCGGTGTGCCCGCCCATCCGATTTGGATCTCCGAAGCCAGCATCGTGGAATGCGCGGCAGCCTTCGCTGTCCTTCACCGGAGAGGGCGGATTTCTCTTAAGGCGCGCGATGGGGCTTTTCGGGCTTTTATGCGGGATATCGCCAGCGAGGTTTTCTATCCCCTTCCGGTGCGGACTTCGGACTTTCAGTTCGCCGCCCACCTCACCCAGCGCCACCCCTTGAAGGCTTACGATGCCGTTCAGCTGGCTGTCGCCTTGCGATACGCCCGCATTCTGGCGGCTTTCGGGCTTCCCCTGATTTTCGTCAGCGGGGACGCGGCGCTTCTGGCCGCCGCTCGGGCGGAGGGCCTTCCCACCGACAACCCCTTCGACCACGTCGCCCCGGAGGACACCCCGGACCCTTCCGGATATCTGGCGTGATCTGCATTCGGTTGGGATTTGGTCTTTGGTCGGGCTGGGGGTATGATGGGAAGCGGGAGGTGTTCGATGCGGGAAGTGGAGCGGGAGCTGTTGGAGCTGAGGGTTCGATTGGAGCGGTTGGAGCGGCGGGTGCGGCAGCTGGCGGGGGAGGAGCCGGAGGTTCCTCCACCGACGCCTGGTGTGCTGCCTGATTCCCGGCATCTGATCGCCTGGCTGCGGTCCCAGGGGCTGATTCGGGAGCCGACGCCGGAGGAGCGGCAGCTGGCCGCCGAATGGGAGGCGCTGCCGGAAGAAGAGAAGGAAGCCCATATCCGCCTGATGCATCGTCTGATCCTGGACCCACC is drawn from Thermoflexus hugenholtzii and contains these coding sequences:
- a CDS encoding type II toxin-antitoxin system VapC family toxin; amino-acid sequence: MALYYLDASALVKYYIREPGSAWVRGLINARLPDSGVPAHPIWISEASIVECAAAFAVLHRRGRISLKARDGAFRAFMRDIASEVFYPLPVRTSDFQFAAHLTQRHPLKAYDAVQLAVALRYARILAAFGLPLIFVSGDAALLAAARAEGLPTDNPFDHVAPEDTPDPSGYLA